The uncultured Flavobacterium sp. genome contains a region encoding:
- a CDS encoding DUF4255 domain-containing protein — MIFEIIQIIEEQVNNYLEEIGLDRTVVPQNIAFLETQNETVSKSLDDKVALTLINLDEEATLKNFPNHAIENAKTIYKNSIINLNLYLLFSANRTAYINSLNDISKIIAFFQGKKLFTQANTIYNRNNIAMSNIDNFKFSVELYTPTFEELNYIWGTLGGKQLPSALYKVSMIQIERDIAQAEGQLISKINGVTKTKEQS, encoded by the coding sequence ATGATTTTTGAAATTATTCAAATAATTGAAGAGCAGGTAAACAACTATCTCGAAGAAATTGGGCTGGATAGAACGGTAGTGCCTCAAAACATTGCTTTTTTAGAAACTCAAAACGAAACCGTATCTAAAAGCCTGGATGATAAAGTAGCACTTACCCTAATTAATCTGGACGAAGAAGCTACTTTAAAAAACTTTCCCAACCATGCTATCGAAAATGCTAAAACAATTTACAAAAACAGCATTATCAATTTAAATCTGTATTTACTTTTTAGCGCCAATAGAACTGCCTATATCAACTCACTTAATGATATTTCGAAAATCATTGCTTTTTTTCAAGGGAAAAAACTATTTACACAGGCCAATACTATTTACAACAGAAATAATATTGCGATGTCTAATATCGACAACTTCAAATTCTCGGTTGAGCTCTATACCCCAACTTTTGAAGAGTTGAACTATATCTGGGGAACATTAGGAGGCAAACAGCTTCCATCGGCTTTGTACAAAGTAAGCATGATACAAATTGAACGTGATATTGCACAAGCCGAAGGACAACTTATCAGCAAGATCAACGGCGTAACCAAAACAAAAGAGCAATCATGA
- a CDS encoding RidA family protein, which translates to MEKREINPWEWQNQRSYVQAVEVKNPEGTLYVSGQTAINADGISSNENMESQIKLAIKNLEQVITEAGYEPKGIVRLNIYTTSTIELWPHFNILQDWIAKHGIKQATTLLEVKTLFETLKVELEATVVK; encoded by the coding sequence ATGGAAAAAAGAGAAATAAATCCTTGGGAATGGCAAAATCAACGAAGTTATGTACAAGCTGTTGAAGTAAAAAATCCAGAAGGAACGCTTTATGTTTCCGGACAAACCGCCATAAATGCTGACGGAATTTCTAGTAATGAAAACATGGAATCTCAAATAAAATTGGCAATTAAAAACCTGGAACAAGTAATCACAGAAGCCGGCTATGAACCTAAAGGTATTGTCAGATTAAATATCTACACGACTTCTACTATAGAACTTTGGCCACATTTTAATATCCTTCAGGATTGGATCGCCAAACATGGCATTAAACAAGCCACTACTTTACTGGAAGTGAAAACCCTTTTTGAAACCCTAAAAGTAGAACTGGAAGCTACAGTCGTAAAATAA
- a CDS encoding Crp/Fnr family transcriptional regulator, which yields MQANLREHIEKIIPLTDDEFTFVCTHFVTKKFKKHQFLIQEGDAVKYSYFIISGLLKLVHTDSKAKQHIVSFAMEDWWESDYYAFYTQTEATMSLECLEDTEVLCCTLEDYRNLCNGLQKMERFFLEKATFGFLGSQRRIISWQTSNSKERYEQLLKQYPSLIQRVPKSLIASYLGVSRETLSRLSS from the coding sequence ATGCAGGCAAACCTAAGAGAACATATCGAAAAAATAATACCGCTAACTGATGATGAGTTCACATTTGTATGCACTCATTTTGTGACCAAAAAGTTTAAGAAACATCAATTTCTTATTCAGGAAGGCGATGCTGTAAAGTATTCTTATTTTATAATTTCCGGACTTCTAAAATTGGTACATACCGATAGTAAGGCTAAACAACATATTGTTTCTTTTGCTATGGAAGATTGGTGGGAAAGCGATTATTATGCCTTTTATACCCAAACCGAAGCCACAATGTCTCTTGAATGTCTTGAAGATACTGAGGTACTTTGTTGCACACTCGAAGATTACAGAAACTTGTGTAATGGTTTGCAAAAGATGGAACGCTTTTTTCTGGAGAAAGCAACTTTTGGTTTTCTTGGATCGCAGCGTCGCATAATTTCCTGGCAGACTTCCAACTCAAAAGAGCGTTACGAACAACTCTTAAAACAATATCCTTCACTTATTCAGCGAGTTCCTAAAAGTCTTATTGCTTCATATTTAGGCGTTTCCCGAGAAACCCTGAGCAGATTATCTTCTTAA
- a CDS encoding RNA polymerase sigma-70 factor, protein MYKRFTDEELVELLRQGKDKAFDELYFRYRDLLVRFVYVRMKSIPVSEEIVQEVFTTIWERRKTLVIQKKFSAYIYTSVRYVTLDYIKSHTITDQYIKEVVDSSNNDYSSNNATEDSIYYEELQEAVDKATLLLPKKSKEVFILSRIKHYTNKEIAEELNVSHETVKYHIAYALKFMRSYLGEFN, encoded by the coding sequence ATGTATAAAAGGTTTACTGATGAAGAGCTTGTTGAATTATTGAGACAAGGCAAGGATAAAGCGTTTGATGAATTGTATTTTCGATATCGGGATTTATTGGTTCGCTTTGTTTATGTGAGAATGAAATCAATACCGGTTTCTGAAGAAATTGTTCAGGAAGTTTTTACCACCATTTGGGAACGTCGAAAAACGCTGGTTATTCAAAAGAAGTTTTCGGCTTATATCTATACTTCAGTTCGCTATGTGACTTTAGATTATATAAAATCACACACTATTACGGACCAATATATAAAGGAAGTTGTTGATAGCAGTAATAATGATTACAGCAGCAATAATGCCACCGAAGATTCTATCTATTATGAAGAACTTCAGGAAGCGGTAGATAAAGCCACTTTATTGCTTCCAAAAAAATCCAAAGAAGTTTTTATTCTAAGCAGAATTAAGCACTATACAAACAAAGAGATAGCTGAAGAACTTAATGTTTCGCACGAAACCGTAAAGTATCATATTGCTTATGCATTAAAATTTATGCGAAGCTACTTGGGCGAATTTAACTGA
- a CDS encoding FecR domain-containing protein, with protein MPEKLHRDIKFFLEGKPSVKGEELWNKWYDHPEEILNSLETIKSDRSKLKKEIRDIKKSNKVIFLQNRNWAMAASLLVLMSLSCFFYLSSEEVITKQYVTKSGEHAKVVLSDGTQIWLNAGSRLKYPAEFKEDTREVYLTGEAFFDVAKDKKHPFIIHTDKMDTKVLGTSFNVQAYPDHATQEVSVLTGRVNVKSTVTEENVYVTPGQKVVFKSRSNKMQAFTDIPVNTISLWRKNIIVFEDAPLPEVIATINRNYNVNIQLENKNLNNLKISAYFKELPVDQVVALVCNIINANYKQESGNYIIR; from the coding sequence ATGCCTGAAAAATTACATCGAGATATAAAGTTTTTCCTGGAAGGTAAACCTTCTGTAAAAGGAGAAGAATTATGGAATAAATGGTACGATCATCCGGAAGAAATATTGAATAGTCTTGAAACTATTAAATCTGATCGTTCTAAATTAAAAAAGGAAATCCGAGACATAAAGAAATCAAATAAGGTTATTTTTCTTCAGAATAGAAATTGGGCTATGGCAGCTTCTCTATTGGTTTTAATGAGTTTGTCTTGTTTCTTTTATTTATCATCTGAAGAAGTTATTACCAAACAATACGTTACAAAGTCCGGAGAACATGCTAAAGTTGTTTTAAGCGACGGAACTCAAATATGGCTTAATGCAGGAAGCCGTTTAAAATATCCTGCCGAGTTTAAAGAAGATACAAGAGAAGTTTATTTAACCGGAGAAGCTTTTTTTGATGTTGCTAAAGACAAAAAACATCCTTTTATAATTCATACGGATAAAATGGATACTAAAGTTTTAGGAACCAGTTTTAATGTTCAGGCTTATCCGGATCATGCCACGCAGGAAGTTTCGGTTTTAACCGGAAGAGTAAATGTAAAATCGACGGTTACAGAAGAAAATGTATATGTAACTCCTGGGCAAAAAGTGGTTTTTAAATCACGAAGCAATAAAATGCAAGCCTTTACAGATATTCCGGTGAATACTATTTCGCTATGGCGAAAAAATATCATTGTTTTTGAAGATGCTCCTTTGCCAGAAGTGATTGCAACAATTAATCGCAATTATAATGTGAACATTCAGCTTGAAAACAAGAATCTGAACAATCTAAAAATTAGCGCTTATTTCAAAGAGCTTCCTGTCGATCAGGTCGTTGCTTTGGTGTGCAATATTATAAATGCTAATTATAAACAGGAATCTGGAAATTATATTATACGATAA